In Pontimonas salivibrio, the sequence CAGCTACCTAATCGCTCGAGACGCCGAGCATGCGTCCACAAGACGGGAATCATTGAGGGTGAACACGAAAAAGTCGGAAGACAACATCATTGCGGGCTACGGCCCGGTACGTGTTGCCCCTGTGCAGTTGCGCAGCACCAAAAGGGTGTCCAACATTTTGGACGCTGCGGCAGCCTACGTGTCCCAAAACGGCTACGAAACCCTCACCACGGCGGCAATCGCCGAAACCAGTGGTGCATCAATTGGCACCATCTACCGCTACTTTCCCGACCGTTTGGCGATGCTCCAAACCTTGGCCGGGAGAAATCAACAGCGCGCTCTTGACGCACTGCGAGACGCAATTCGCGCTGCAAAGCCCAGCACGCTGACTGAGGGTCTCGATGTTGTCTTCGATTGCATGGAGGGACTGTTTCGACAGGAACCCGGCTACCGCTCGATTAGAGCCGGTGACCCCATTGATATCCGGCCGGTTAGTGAAGCCCGAATGG encodes:
- a CDS encoding TetR/AcrR family transcriptional regulator: MNTKKSEDNIIAGYGPVRVAPVQLRSTKRVSNILDAAAAYVSQNGYETLTTAAIAETSGASIGTIYRYFPDRLAMLQTLAGRNQQRALDALRDAIRAAKPSTLTEGLDVVFDCMEGLFRQEPGYRSIRAGDPIDIRPVSEARMGNQELSQLMIEEFSTTMGMSFDSKGRLALETGFEALDALLVRAFLRVERGDKAILAEARRIFHLIVADAVR